The following coding sequences are from one Humulus lupulus chromosome X, drHumLupu1.1, whole genome shotgun sequence window:
- the LOC133807242 gene encoding pyrophosphate--fructose 6-phosphate 1-phosphotransferase subunit alpha — protein MDSDYGIPRELSDLQKIRSAYQPDLPPCLQGTTVRVEFGDTTTSFDPTDAPTISRSFPHTYGHPLAHFLRATAKVADAQIITEHPAKRVGIVFCGRQSPGGHNVIWGLLHALKIHNPTSTLLGFLGGSEGLFAQKTLEITDDILATYKNQGGYDLLGRTKDQIRTTEQVNAALTACRNLKLDGLVIIGGVTSNTDAAQLAETFAEEKCPTKVVGVPVTLNGDLKNQFVETNVGYDTICKVNSQLISNVCIDALSAEKYYYFIRLMGRKHSHVALECTLQSHPNMVILGEEVAASKLTIFDITKQICDAVQARADQDKYHGVILLPEGLIENIPEVYALLKEIHGLLKEGVSVDTIHTKLSPWAAALFEFLPPFIKKQLLLYPESDNSAQLSQIETEKLLAHLVETEMNKRQKEGTYKGKKFNAICHFFGYQARGSLPSKFDCDYAYVLGHICYHILAAGLNGYMATVTNLKNPVNKWRCGAAPITAMMTVKRWSQNPIASSIGKPAIHPATVDLKGKAYELLRQNATKFLLEDLYRNPGPLQFDGPGADAKAVTLCVEDQDYMGRIKKLQEYLDKVRTIVKPGCSQEVLKVALSVMSSVTDVLSVMTTTSPSH, from the exons ATGGATTCCGACTACGGCATTCCCAGAGAACTCTCTGATCTCCAAAAAATCCGATCTGCCTACCAGCCCGACCTTCCTCCTTGTCTTCAG GGTACGACTGTGAGGGTTGAATTTGGTGATACAACTACATCTTTTGACCCGACTGATGCCCCCACCATAAGTCGATCCTTCCCTCATACTTATGGTCACCCATTGGCTCACTTTCTTAGGGCCACTGCGAAAGTAGCTGATGCTCAGATTATAACTGAACATCCGGCTAAAAG GGTGGGAATAGTCTTTTGTGGGAGACAATCACCCGGAGGACACAACGTCATTTGGGGTCTTCTCCATGCTCTTAAAATTCACAACCCCACAAGCACTTTACTTGGGTTCTTGG GGGGTTCTGAAGGTTTGTTTGCACAGAAAACTCTGGAGATAACTGACGACATTCTTGCTACCTACAAGAATCAAGGTGGTTATGATTTGCTGGGACGAACAAAAGATCAAATTAGAACAACTGAACAAGTTAATGCTGCGTTAACTGCATGCAGAAATTTGAAACTAGACGGCCTTGTCATAATTGGAG GAGTGACATCAAACACTGATGCTGCTCAATTAGCAGAAACATTTGCCGAAGAGAAATGTCCAACAAAG GTGGTTGGAGTTCCTGTTACGTTGAATGGAGATCTTAAGAACCAGTTTGTGGAAACTAATGTTGGTTATGATACAATTTGCAAG GTCAATTCCCAACTTATAAGCAATGTCTGCATCGATGCTCTATCCGCAGAGAAG TATTACTACTTTATTCGACTCATGGGCCGAAAGCATTCACATGTTGCCCTGGAGTGCACGCTTCAGTCTCATCCAAATATG GTTATTCTTGGTGAGGAGGTGGCTGCATCAAAACTAACTATTTTTGACATAACAAAGCAAATTTGTGATGCAGTTCAAGCCCGTGCAGACCAag ACAAGTACCATGGTGTTATCCTACTTCCAGAAGGACTCATAGAAAACATTCCCGAAGTCTATGCCCTTTTGAAG GAAATTCATGGTTTACTTAAGGAGGGTGTTTCTGTTGACACCATTCATACTAAACTTTCACCTTGGGCTGCAGCTTTGTTTGAGTTTTTGCCACCCTTTATCAAGAAGCAG CTGCTTCTCTATCCTGAATCAGATAATTCTGCACAGTTATCCCAG ATTGAAACAGAGAAACTTCTAGCACATCTTGTTGAGACAGAGATGAACAAGCGTCAG AAAGAAGGGACATACAAGGGAAAGAAATTTAATGCCATCTGCCACTTTTTCGGTTACCAAGCTCGTGGATCTTTACCATCAaaatttgattgtgattatgcctat GTTCTTGGGCATATCTGCTACCATATTTTAGCAGCTGGATTGAATGGTTACATGGCAACAGTAACTAATCTGAAGAATCCAGTCAACAAGTGGCGTTGTGGTGCTGCTCCAATTACC GCAATGATGACTGTGAAGCGGTGGTCTCAAAATCCTATTGCTTCATCCATTGGAAAACCTGCTATTCATCCCGCTACTGTAGATTTGAAAGGCAAAGCATACGA GCTGCTGAGGCAAAATGCCACAAAATTTCTGTTAGAAGATCTCTACAGAAATCCTGGACCGCTTCAGTTTGACGGTCCTGGTGCTGATGCCAAGGCTGTGACACTATGCGTCGAAGACCAGGATTACATGGGCCGGATCAAGAAACTTCAAGAGTATCTTGACAAG GTCCGAACCATCGTAAAGCCAGGGTGTTCGCAGGAGGTTCTGAAAGTAGCATTAAGCGTCATGTCGTCAGTAACAGATGTTCTATCTGTGATGACTACAACTTCGCCATCCCATTGA
- the LOC133803297 gene encoding bZIP transcription factor 60 gives MEFGDELIEDIDWNALLEWEPPVLTTDSSASSPSSDPSSWIDEIENLLMKEDDEEAAPKSDHDDDHNDNEFCQNFLADILVDSPGNDSDEAPTVSAAAAENDGNVSSDGNFNSEKEVEANLDNEDADDPVSKKRRRQVRNRDAAVRSRERKKMYVKELEMKSKYLEGECRRLGRLLQCVYAENQALRLSSSCYAFGGSTTTKQESAVLFLESLLLGSLLWLLVGTITCLLTPQLTPPRQQQQLLNQNQEQDRRESRSDKNYGYPIQSFVKSRRCKASWTKMKPPPHFQFHGSLLVF, from the exons ATGGAATTTGGCGATGAATTGATCGAAGATATCGATTGGAATGCTTTGTTGGAGTGGGAGCCGCCCGTTCTCACCACTGATTCCTCCGCTTCTTCTCCCTCGTCCGACCCTTCCTCGTGGATCGATGAGATTGAAAACTTGTTGATGAAGGAAGACGATGAGGAGGCTGCTCCCAAGTCTGACCACGACGACGACCACAACGACAACGAATTTTGTCAAAATTTTCTCGCAGATATACTTGTAGATTCTCCTGGCAACGATTCCGACGAGGCCCCCACCGTCTCCGCCGCCGCCGCCGAGAATGATGGCAACGTTTCTAGCGATGGAAATTTTAATTCCGAGAAGGAAGTAGAAGCGAATCTCGACAACGAAGACGCCGATGATCCTGTCTCCAAGAAACGCAGAAG GCAAGTGAGGAATAGAGATGCGGCGGTGAGATCAAGGGAGAGGAAGAAGATGTATGTGAAGGAATTGGAGATGAAAAGCAAGTATTTGGAAGGAGAATGCAGAAGACTGGGGCGTTTGCTCCAGTGTGTCTATGCAGAGAATCAAGCTTTACGCCTTAGTAGTAGTTGTTACGCATTTGGTGGTTCCACCACAACCAAGCAGGAGTCTGCCGTGCTCTTCTTGG AATCCCTGCTGTTGGGTTCCCTGCTATGGTTACTAGTGGGCACCATCACATGCCTGTTAACACCGCAACTCACCCCTCCTCGACAACAACAACAACTACTAAATCAAAATCAAGAACAAGATCGAAGAGAATCAAGAAGTGACAAGAATTATGGGTACCCAATCCAATCTTTTGTAAAGAGTAGAAGATGCAAAGCCTCCTGGACCAAGATGAAACCTCCACCACACTTTCAATTTCATGGTTCTCTCCTAGTTTTTTAA
- the LOC133803294 gene encoding mitotic spindle checkpoint protein BUBR1, producing MENCEVEKLDPETEFLLSKQETGNEWELFKENVRPLKRGRNVAILNEALKSQTSNFLKNSLLHQRRKLIEAIDDYAGDDPLHPWLQCIKWVQEAFPSGGDSSGLVVIYEQCVRTFWHSDRYKDDLRYLKVWMEYAQNCSDAEIIYSFLDTNEIGKTHAAYYISYAFHMESKNKMKMANDIFNLGISRNAQPIETLKDAYREFLMRSMRRPKANDDTVEKNLPLRSFGTVLSRGENRMRTTDISSKKLKQDRGHSSLVSIYKDPSVVDTTFHHPPDISKTDTASWQTLGSRAERNKENNAKPSKWKAYKVPQKPGTIAGGGSSGCIEVFVDEECEKEMPKNDVESSSRSLNFQLRQGNDQNLKTETELLRENPLRNFPSNSLPR from the exons ATGGAGAATTGTGAGGTGGAGAAGTTGGACCCAGAGACGGAGTTCCTTCTCTCAAAGCAAGAGACTGGGAATGAGTGGGAGCTCTTTAAGGAGAATGTAAGGCCTTTGAAGAGAGGTCGAAACGTTGCTATCTTGAACGAGGCTCTCAAGTCCCAGACCAGCAATTTTCTCAAGAACTCCCTTCTTCACCAACGAAg GAAATTGATTGAGGCAATTGATGACTATGCTGGAGATGACCCTCTCCATCCATGGCTCCA GTGCATTAAGTGGGTTCAGGAAGCATTCCCTTCTGGTGGAGACAGTTCTGGACTGGTTGTGATATATGAACAATGTGTGCGCACCTTTTGGCATTCAGACCGCTACAAGGATGACCTCCGCTATCTGAAAGTGTGGATGGAATAC GCACAAAATTGCAGTGATGCTGAAATCATATACAGTTTTCTTGACACAAATGAAATTGGGAAGACACATGCTGCGTACTACATATCATATGCTTTTCATATGGAATCCAAGAACAAAATGAAAATGGCCAATGATATATTTAATCTTGGCATATCTAG GAATGCCCAACCAATAGAAACACTGAAGGATGCATATAGGGAATTTCTTATGCGCTCAATGAGAAGACCAAAAGCTAATGAT GACACTGTGGAAAAAAACTTACCACTCCGAAGCTTTGGAACTGTCCTCTCTAGAGGAGAAAACA GAATGAGGACCACAGATATTTCGAGTAAAAAATTGAAGCAAGATAG GGGTCATTCGTCTCTTGTTAGCATATACAAAGATCCAAGTGTTGTTGATACCACTTTCCATCACCCGCCTGATATATCAAAGACCGACACAGCTTCTTGGCAGACTCTTGGATCTCGAGCAGAGAGAAACAAAGAGAATAATGCCAAGCCAAGCAAGTGGAAAGCATACAAG GTTCCTCAAAAGCCGGGAACCATAGCTGGAGGAGGGTCAAGTGGCTGCATTGAGGTTTTTGTAGATGAAGAATGTGAAAAAGA GATGCCAAAAAACGATGTTGAGAGTAGCAGCAGGTCTTTGAATTTTCAACTTAGACAGGGAAATGACCAAAACCTTAAAAC GGAAACAGAACTGTTGAGGGAGAATCCATTGCGTAATTTCCCTTCAAACAGCCTTCCGAGATAA